CAGGGCAGTTGGACTTCCTGCATTTTTTCTAAAGATGCCTGGCAACTGATGAGACAGGAAGCATGGCCCGCCAGTTTCGACGCCTCAGGACCTATTGCTTCCAAGCCGAGAATCAACTTACTGTCTTTATTTATTACCAGGTTTAAAGCATGTTTGGCATTTTTACTGATATTATCCCTGTCACATGCCAGGGCAAATTCAGTCTTTTGTTTTTCAGTTCTAAGCTCCTGAGTACCAGCATTAGAAGTTGCAACCGACAAGTCTCCCATATTCCAGAATTTTGTTCTTTCAAATGAACAACTGAAACTTTCATCCCTGAGTGCGGCCTCAGCCATTTTTAAAGTCTGAGAAACAGCTGATTCAGGCCCTTCGCCAAAATGTATATCATCCTGGCCATATAATGGATTAAGAGCTACTGATGCAGGATTACATTGAATGATTGAAGGGTTTTGCAGGTTTGAAGATTCAGCATTCAGTCCGTAGGCAGCAAGCTTAGTGGTATCGCAATCATATTCACCTGGCAAAAAAATCTGTTTGTCCCTGTAACTATAACCGCTTGTTTCCAGTGCTTCCTGCCAGTGATCTGGAGACTTGGCTTTAACAGTTTTGATCCCGATACCATTCAATCTCTGATCTAAGAAAAACTGCATTTGGGGGCTCAAAACATCTTCAGATCTTATCCAGCAGAATTTTTTTCCACCCCGCACCAGCACCTGAACAAGGCTTAGATCCTGAGAAAAAACCACAGGGTCGGTTAGAGACTCCCAGTTATGCACGAGGTAATCAATACAAGAGTCTGAAGGCCAGATGTGCGCATTATCGGGCACAGGCATTTTAGACCTGACAGTCCAGGGGATCAACACCAGGGCTTTATCAATAACATAAGACATGTGTCCAATAGTAGATAAAAAGGATATCTCCCTTTCTGCAGGGTCAATTCGAACTCTTTTAATTTTTTTGGGTATCAGCCCAATACTTTTCTGGTGATTCTCAAAGTCAACCTTCAGGGCAGCCCT
The nucleotide sequence above comes from Desulfonatronovibrio magnus. Encoded proteins:
- a CDS encoding rhodanese-like domain-containing protein; this translates as MKRIVVVGEGYRASKVAALAARKYPKADLLWVSDTSMDKYPWELLSLLVRSKTLPDEWSKLRAALKVDFENHQKSIGLIPKKIKRVRIDPAEREISFLSTIGHMSYVIDKALVLIPWTVRSKMPVPDNAHIWPSDSCIDYLVHNWESLTDPVVFSQDLSLVQVLVRGGKKFCWIRSEDVLSPQMQFFLDQRLNGIGIKTVKAKSPDHWQEALETSGYSYRDKQIFLPGEYDCDTTKLAAYGLNAESSNLQNPSIIQCNPASVALNPLYGQDDIHFGEGPESAVSQTLKMAEAALRDESFSCSFERTKFWNMGDLSVATSNAGTQELRTEKQKTEFALACDRDNISKNAKHALNLVINKDSKLILGLEAIGPEASKLAGHASCLISCQASLEKMQEVQLPWDDLGVNPLFRCARILENKLSPGIFGITPDELKESADNGVEFFLLDVRGSEQFSLNRIPGATNIPVEQLSKRMMEIPRFTPLVLYSQTSAKAYSAARLLKSKGAKQLYVLDGGLDMYTLEIDYSFVSEDSCIDVCTTC